A genomic region of Halobaculum lipolyticum contains the following coding sequences:
- a CDS encoding HalOD1 output domain-containing protein, with protein sequence MAKDSAEESTGVNATNDDGATGESVPQDIGWNLLEQRAFDVESGDGLTTTIVYAVADAEGIEPKHLKHPPLFDVVDTAALEAAFFGNHGNGRSHDPNSSTEFMYRDYRVVVRSDGWVQVYERSTE encoded by the coding sequence ATGGCGAAGGATTCAGCTGAGGAGTCGACGGGCGTGAACGCGACGAACGACGACGGCGCGACCGGCGAGTCGGTACCGCAAGACATCGGGTGGAACCTCCTCGAGCAGCGGGCGTTCGACGTGGAGTCCGGAGACGGACTCACGACGACCATCGTGTACGCCGTCGCCGACGCCGAGGGCATCGAACCCAAGCATCTCAAGCACCCGCCGCTGTTCGACGTGGTCGACACGGCGGCCTTGGAGGCGGCTTTCTTCGGAAACCACGGCAACGGCCGGAGTCACGATCCGAACAGTTCGACCGAGTTCATGTACCGCGACTACCGGGTCGTCGTCCGGAGCGACGGGTGGGTTCAGGTCTACGAACGGTCCACCGAGTAG
- a CDS encoding winged helix-turn-helix domain-containing protein: MASHQRTQTETEPSETDTDTESAAEDAFADLPPSAKLVHFVLDRDDQRTQTQLVEETALSARTVRTALGRLEDAGLVTESICLRDARKRVYSIADGTGDDPDVVEAEA; this comes from the coding sequence ATGGCCAGCCACCAGCGAACTCAGACGGAGACGGAACCGAGCGAGACGGACACGGACACCGAGAGCGCGGCCGAGGACGCCTTCGCCGACCTGCCGCCGAGCGCGAAACTCGTCCACTTCGTCCTCGACCGCGACGACCAGCGGACCCAGACCCAACTCGTCGAGGAGACGGCCCTCTCGGCCCGCACGGTGCGCACGGCCCTCGGACGCCTCGAGGACGCCGGCCTCGTCACCGAGTCGATCTGCCTGCGGGACGCGCGCAAGCGGGTGTACTCCATCGCCGACGGAACCGGCGACGACCCCGACGTGGTCGAGGCCGAGGCGTAG
- a CDS encoding orc1/cdc6 family replication initiation protein, translating into MGMFERDTDIYRDRDALREDYQPEQLVGRDEELDTYRAALQPVINGEQPNNVFLYGKTGVGKTAATRYLLDHLQEDAAQYDDIELTVTALNCDGLTSSYQVATRLVNEFRDDTEQISTTGYPRASVYEMLWNELDDCGGTILIVLDEVDHVEDDSILYQLPRARANGNLSTAKIGIVGISNDFSFRDDLSPKVRSSLCEQEIHFPAYDATDLQKILEQRVAVAFHEDVLDTGVIPLCAAYGAKDAGDARQSIDLLMKAGDLARDDDTEHVMEEHVERGRRALERGRIKEGITGLTQHGHLVLYALLTLDLENEAPVRSRDVRPRYTRFAEMADRDPLVPRRMRDHLSELAMLGIISVTERNEGRRGGTYREYALDMDVDLLLDAMSDTVQDVGVHQSVQDFLVDDRTVDTADARVTDYVSDG; encoded by the coding sequence ATGGGGATGTTCGAGCGGGACACCGACATCTACCGCGACCGCGACGCCCTCCGGGAGGACTACCAGCCCGAGCAGCTCGTGGGCCGCGACGAGGAACTCGACACGTACCGTGCGGCCCTCCAGCCGGTGATCAACGGCGAGCAGCCGAACAACGTCTTCCTCTACGGGAAGACGGGCGTCGGGAAGACGGCCGCGACGCGGTACCTCCTCGACCACCTCCAGGAGGACGCCGCCCAGTACGACGACATCGAGTTGACCGTCACCGCGCTCAACTGTGACGGGCTGACGTCGTCGTACCAGGTCGCGACCCGTCTCGTCAACGAGTTCCGCGACGACACCGAACAGATATCCACCACCGGCTACCCGCGCGCCAGCGTCTACGAGATGCTGTGGAACGAACTCGACGACTGCGGCGGGACGATCCTCATCGTCCTCGACGAGGTCGACCACGTGGAGGACGACTCCATCCTCTACCAGCTTCCTCGCGCCCGCGCGAACGGGAACCTCTCGACGGCGAAGATCGGGATCGTCGGCATCTCCAACGACTTCTCCTTCCGCGACGACCTCTCGCCGAAGGTGCGCTCGTCGCTGTGTGAACAGGAGATCCACTTCCCCGCCTACGACGCGACCGACCTCCAGAAGATCCTCGAACAGCGCGTCGCCGTCGCCTTCCACGAGGACGTCCTCGACACCGGCGTCATCCCGCTGTGTGCCGCCTACGGCGCCAAGGACGCCGGTGACGCCCGCCAGTCGATCGACCTGCTGATGAAGGCCGGCGACCTCGCGCGCGACGACGACACCGAACACGTGATGGAAGAACACGTCGAACGGGGCCGCCGCGCACTCGAACGCGGCCGGATCAAGGAGGGGATCACCGGGCTCACCCAACACGGCCACCTCGTCCTGTACGCGCTCCTCACGCTCGATCTGGAGAACGAGGCGCCCGTCCGGTCGCGCGACGTCCGTCCCCGCTACACCCGGTTCGCGGAGATGGCCGACCGGGACCCGCTCGTGCCGCGCCGGATGCGCGATCACCTCTCGGAGCTCGCCATGTTGGGGATCATCTCGGTCACCGAGCGCAACGAGGGGCGCCGCGGCGGCACTTACCGCGAGTACGCCCTCGACATGGACGTCGACCTCTTGCTCGACGCGATGTCGGACACCGTCCAGGACGTCGGCGTCCACCAGTCGGTGCAGGACTTCCTCGTCGACGACCGCACCGTCGACACCGCCGACGCCCGCGTGACCGACTACGTCTCCGACGGCTGA
- a CDS encoding sulfite exporter TauE/SafE family protein has product MTSSTTDELVETFLRYQHLFVLTAPVLFVLGVYFAAPTPADAGTGYWLQFWWLLPVFMLGATIVNTVGISGSALFVPFLIFLFPLAAEPLGPSEIVLVGLVSESFGLSSSALAFVRYGLVDRKLALTLVGGGLPFVVGGALASFVIPETVFYGLLGIALLAASYLLFSADLGHGDHDDADAGSDADAAADGGDRDLPDDDAKPGPAGVETDADGEVTRVDNDGNEYTYRRDGYLERFGNYSVGGAFQGLAGFGIGELGIISMLRTNVPVRIAIGTNHIVVAVTAVIASLVHVFGGAFIDFGHALSLQNIPWNMVVFTVPATVVGGQIAPYVSTAVDTSTIKSGVGVLFAVISVALFGMALGIA; this is encoded by the coding sequence ATGACATCGTCCACGACCGACGAACTCGTCGAGACGTTTCTCAGGTACCAACACCTGTTCGTACTGACCGCCCCGGTGCTGTTCGTGCTCGGGGTGTACTTCGCGGCGCCGACCCCGGCGGACGCCGGCACGGGCTACTGGCTGCAGTTCTGGTGGCTCCTCCCGGTGTTCATGCTCGGCGCGACCATCGTGAACACGGTGGGGATCAGCGGCTCGGCGCTGTTCGTCCCGTTCCTCATCTTCCTGTTCCCGTTGGCCGCCGAGCCGCTGGGACCCTCCGAGATCGTGTTGGTGGGGCTGGTCAGCGAGTCGTTCGGTCTCTCCAGTTCCGCCCTGGCGTTCGTCCGCTACGGGCTGGTCGACCGCAAACTCGCGCTCACGCTCGTCGGCGGCGGTCTCCCGTTCGTCGTCGGCGGCGCGCTCGCGTCGTTCGTCATCCCCGAGACGGTGTTCTACGGCCTGCTCGGGATCGCGCTGTTGGCGGCTTCCTACCTGCTGTTCTCGGCCGACCTCGGTCACGGCGACCACGACGACGCCGACGCAGGCTCCGACGCCGACGCGGCCGCCGACGGCGGCGACCGCGACCTCCCGGACGACGACGCCAAGCCCGGGCCGGCCGGCGTCGAGACGGACGCCGACGGCGAGGTCACGCGCGTCGACAACGACGGCAACGAGTACACGTACCGCCGCGACGGCTACCTCGAGCGGTTCGGCAACTACAGCGTCGGCGGCGCCTTCCAGGGGCTGGCCGGCTTCGGTATCGGCGAGTTGGGGATCATCTCGATGCTGCGCACGAACGTCCCGGTCCGCATCGCCATCGGGACGAACCACATCGTCGTCGCCGTGACCGCGGTCATCGCGTCGCTCGTCCACGTGTTCGGCGGCGCCTTCATCGACTTCGGCCACGCCCTGTCCCTGCAGAACATCCCGTGGAACATGGTCGTGTTCACCGTCCCCGCGACCGTCGTCGGCGGCCAGATCGCGCCGTACGTGTCGACCGCCGTCGACACCTCCACGATCAAGTCGGGCGTCGGCGTGCTGTTCGCGGTCATCTCGGTGGCGCTGTTCGGCATGGCGCTGGGGATCGCCTGA
- a CDS encoding calcium/sodium antiporter has product MLQGWLVQVGVVVASVVGLWVGARWLVDAVGRLARRAGLSDLTIGLTVVAVGTSTPELAVSVDAAAKGLGDIAVANVLGSNVYNLAFILGVVAVVRVIPIAESLVRRDGVALLASVVAVGAVLADRVVTRVEGAVLLALFVGYTGALLWTGRGSAAADGADASAETGDRAERVSFRARDAVLLVAGLALVLVSGDRLVVAASALARGAGVSEWVIGGTIVAAGTSTPEFAVSLVALRRGSLGVSVGNVVGSNVFNATGIVGVAALVGPLSVSPSAFATLAWLAGVSAVMVAALWTGRVLSRLEGTLFAGSEVVRWVLGLLG; this is encoded by the coding sequence ATGCTACAGGGCTGGCTCGTTCAGGTCGGCGTGGTGGTCGCGAGCGTGGTCGGTCTCTGGGTCGGCGCGCGGTGGCTGGTCGACGCCGTCGGCCGACTCGCCCGCCGAGCCGGCCTCTCCGACCTGACCATCGGACTGACGGTCGTCGCGGTCGGCACGTCGACCCCGGAGTTGGCCGTCTCGGTCGACGCGGCGGCGAAGGGGCTGGGCGACATCGCGGTCGCCAACGTCCTCGGGTCGAACGTGTACAACCTCGCGTTCATCCTCGGCGTCGTCGCGGTCGTCCGGGTGATCCCGATCGCCGAGTCGCTCGTCCGCCGCGACGGCGTGGCCCTCCTCGCGAGCGTCGTCGCCGTCGGCGCCGTGCTCGCCGACCGCGTCGTCACGCGCGTCGAGGGGGCGGTACTCCTCGCCCTGTTCGTCGGCTACACCGGCGCGTTGCTGTGGACGGGCCGGGGGTCGGCCGCCGCCGACGGCGCCGACGCCTCGGCGGAGACGGGAGACCGCGCCGAGCGAGTGTCGTTTCGCGCCCGCGACGCGGTGTTGCTCGTCGCCGGGCTGGCGCTCGTGCTCGTCAGCGGCGACCGACTCGTCGTCGCGGCGTCGGCGCTGGCGCGCGGCGCCGGCGTCTCCGAGTGGGTCATCGGCGGCACCATCGTCGCCGCCGGCACCTCGACCCCGGAGTTCGCCGTCTCGCTGGTCGCGCTGCGCCGCGGTAGCCTCGGCGTCTCCGTCGGCAACGTCGTCGGCAGCAACGTGTTCAACGCGACGGGGATCGTCGGCGTGGCCGCGCTCGTGGGGCCGCTGTCGGTGAGTCCGAGCGCCTTCGCCACGCTGGCGTGGCTCGCCGGGGTCTCGGCGGTGATGGTCGCCGCGCTGTGGACCGGGCGGGTGCTCTCTCGGCTCGAAGGGACGCTGTTCGCCGGGTCCGAGGTCGTCAGGTGGGTGCTGGGCTTGCTCGGGTGA
- a CDS encoding aldehyde dehydrogenase family protein, which yields MPERLSPEADWNSLYIDGEWVDADADETIGVEDPSTRERAYEVPAAAESDVDAAYEAAAAAREEWADTPPARRREAVRNLVDAVQANRDAIQELLTVEAGGTAVMAGTSVHLALDQAEEAATFPNRMGGVHKESNVDGKENIVRREPKGVVTAISPWNFPLNLSMRAVAPAIATGNTVVLKPATNTPVVGGLLFGYLAEEAGIPPGVVNVVTGRGSDIGDAVAGHPESDAVAFTGSTPVGRQVAATAAENLAVQAMELGGNNAHIVAADADLDRAVDAAVFGSFVHQGQVCISINRHLVHESVYDEYVDRLAERAAALPTGSAHDPDTVVGPIVDESQRDEMLGYVAETVEAGATVETGGETVALDGVDDSLVVEPTVLSGVTNDMAAACNEHFGPIAPVIPFSDVDEAVELANAVEYGLSGSVHAGDLGVARDIADRMDTGMVHVNDQPINDEAHVPFSGTNASGMGGYNSETILNLLTETKWISVQRDAREYPF from the coding sequence ATGCCCGAACGACTCTCCCCGGAGGCGGACTGGAACTCCCTGTACATCGACGGCGAGTGGGTCGACGCCGACGCCGACGAGACGATCGGCGTCGAGGACCCCTCCACGCGCGAACGCGCGTACGAGGTGCCCGCGGCCGCCGAGTCCGACGTCGACGCGGCGTACGAAGCCGCCGCGGCCGCGCGCGAGGAGTGGGCCGACACCCCGCCGGCGCGGCGTCGCGAGGCGGTCCGGAACCTCGTCGACGCCGTCCAGGCGAACCGCGACGCCATCCAGGAGCTGTTGACCGTGGAGGCCGGCGGGACCGCCGTGATGGCCGGGACGTCGGTCCACCTCGCGCTCGATCAGGCCGAGGAGGCGGCGACGTTCCCCAACCGGATGGGCGGGGTGCACAAGGAGTCCAACGTCGACGGGAAGGAGAACATCGTGCGCCGGGAGCCGAAGGGCGTGGTCACGGCGATCTCCCCGTGGAACTTCCCGCTGAACCTCTCGATGCGCGCGGTCGCGCCGGCGATCGCCACCGGGAACACCGTCGTCCTGAAGCCCGCGACCAACACGCCCGTCGTCGGCGGACTCCTGTTCGGCTACCTCGCCGAGGAGGCCGGCATCCCGCCCGGCGTGGTCAACGTCGTCACCGGGCGCGGCTCCGACATCGGCGACGCGGTCGCCGGCCACCCCGAGAGCGACGCGGTGGCGTTCACCGGCTCGACCCCCGTCGGGCGGCAGGTCGCCGCGACGGCCGCCGAGAACCTCGCGGTCCAGGCGATGGAGTTGGGCGGCAACAACGCCCACATCGTCGCCGCCGACGCCGACCTCGACCGCGCGGTCGACGCCGCGGTGTTCGGGTCGTTCGTCCACCAGGGGCAGGTGTGTATCTCCATAAACCGACATCTGGTTCACGAGTCGGTGTACGACGAGTACGTCGACCGGCTCGCCGAGCGCGCGGCCGCGCTACCGACCGGGTCCGCCCACGACCCGGACACGGTCGTCGGTCCGATCGTCGACGAGTCCCAGCGCGACGAGATGCTCGGCTACGTCGCTGAGACGGTCGAGGCGGGCGCGACCGTCGAGACGGGCGGCGAAACCGTCGCCCTCGACGGCGTCGACGACTCGCTCGTCGTCGAGCCGACCGTCCTCTCGGGCGTGACCAACGACATGGCCGCCGCGTGCAACGAGCACTTCGGACCGATCGCCCCGGTGATCCCGTTCTCCGACGTCGACGAGGCCGTCGAACTGGCGAACGCCGTGGAGTACGGCCTCTCCGGCTCGGTTCACGCGGGCGACCTCGGTGTCGCGCGCGACATCGCCGACCGCATGGACACGGGGATGGTGCACGTCAACGACCAGCCGATCAACGACGAGGCGCACGTCCCGTTCAGCGGGACCAACGCCTCCGGGATGGGCGGCTACAACAGCGAGACGATCCTGAACCTCCTGACGGAGACGAAGTGGATCTCCGTCCAGCGCGACGCGCGGGAGTACCCGTTCTGA
- a CDS encoding peroxiredoxin yields MLSIGDPAPDVTAPNQHGESVSPAFDVPTVVYFYPKDFTGGCTIEANEFEDALPEYRDAGIEVYGVSMDDVDSHAGFAEEEGLSFDLLADPDGDVARAFGLDVEEGYSDRLTFVLAGGVVVATYDPELADPSGHAREVLGDTRTEFVADD; encoded by the coding sequence GTGCTCAGTATCGGCGATCCCGCGCCCGACGTGACGGCCCCGAACCAACACGGCGAGTCCGTCTCGCCGGCGTTCGACGTCCCGACGGTCGTCTACTTCTACCCGAAGGACTTCACCGGCGGCTGTACCATCGAGGCGAACGAGTTCGAGGACGCGCTCCCCGAGTACCGCGACGCCGGCATCGAGGTGTACGGCGTCTCGATGGACGACGTCGACAGCCACGCGGGCTTCGCCGAGGAGGAGGGGCTGTCGTTCGACCTCCTCGCCGACCCCGACGGCGACGTCGCGCGGGCGTTCGGTCTCGACGTCGAGGAGGGGTACAGCGACCGCCTGACGTTCGTCCTCGCGGGCGGCGTGGTGGTCGCCACGTACGACCCCGAACTCGCGGACCCGTCGGGGCACGCTCGCGAGGTGCTGGGCGACACGAGAACGGAGTTCGTCGCCGACGACTGA
- a CDS encoding universal stress protein: MYDDLLVPTDGSDRTDAAVDHAVALARAFDATIHVLSVVDTRNRFESPSAGVAAEAWVDAERERAEEAVERVAAAVPDDVDVERVVRDGTPTSEIAAYVEAEPVDAIVMATHGRSGLDRYLMGSVTEKIVRSSSVPVLTVSGDEGAD; encoded by the coding sequence ATGTACGACGACCTGCTGGTGCCGACCGACGGGAGCGATCGAACGGACGCCGCCGTCGACCACGCCGTCGCGCTGGCACGGGCGTTCGACGCGACGATCCACGTGCTTTCGGTCGTCGACACGCGCAACCGCTTCGAGAGCCCCTCGGCGGGCGTCGCCGCGGAGGCGTGGGTCGACGCCGAGCGCGAGCGCGCCGAGGAGGCGGTCGAGCGCGTCGCCGCGGCGGTCCCCGACGACGTCGACGTCGAGCGCGTCGTCCGCGACGGGACGCCCACCTCGGAGATCGCCGCCTACGTCGAGGCGGAGCCGGTCGACGCGATCGTGATGGCGACGCACGGCCGCAGCGGGCTGGACCGCTACCTGATGGGGAGCGTCACCGAGAAGATCGTCCGGTCGTCGTCGGTGCCCGTGCTCACCGTGTCGGGCGACGAGGGAGCCGACTGA
- a CDS encoding TAXI family TRAP transporter solute-binding subunit — protein MSSHDSRREFLKVAGVAGAAGLTALAGCAGGGDGAGANESDTGTEAGGGMEDTETDGGDGGDGGGGANTRLSWHAGGTGGTYYPLSNEIKTIVEANTDFSLNVQSTGASVENVGSLANGSADFALIQNDIAYFARNGTGIEVFQGNPIESLRGVATLYPETITVVTLEGTGIQSLSDLSGATINTGDLGSGTQVNANQILEAVGVTDYNEQNAGFSQASEQLANGDIDAAFVVGGWPVGAIEDLANTNDVSLVPISGDDREAVKEAASWFADDTIPGGTYSGVSDPVETVAVQAMIATSADVPADTVETVTAAIFDNVDELSIKTDFISADSAQDGMSIELHEGAAAYFDA, from the coding sequence ATGTCATCGCACGACTCGAGACGGGAGTTCCTCAAGGTAGCGGGCGTCGCCGGGGCGGCCGGTCTCACCGCGCTCGCCGGCTGTGCCGGCGGCGGAGACGGTGCCGGCGCGAACGAGTCGGACACGGGAACCGAAGCGGGCGGCGGGATGGAAGACACCGAGACCGACGGTGGCGACGGTGGCGACGGTGGCGGCGGGGCGAACACCCGGTTGAGTTGGCACGCCGGCGGCACCGGGGGGACGTACTACCCGCTGTCCAACGAGATCAAGACGATCGTCGAGGCGAACACGGACTTCTCGCTCAACGTCCAGTCGACGGGCGCGAGCGTCGAGAACGTCGGGAGCCTCGCCAACGGCTCCGCCGACTTCGCGTTGATCCAGAACGACATCGCGTACTTCGCGCGAAACGGCACCGGCATCGAGGTGTTCCAGGGCAACCCGATCGAGAGCCTCCGCGGCGTCGCGACGCTGTACCCCGAGACGATCACCGTCGTCACGCTCGAAGGAACCGGGATCCAGTCGCTGTCGGATCTCAGCGGCGCGACGATCAACACGGGTGACCTCGGCTCCGGGACGCAGGTGAACGCCAACCAGATCCTCGAAGCCGTCGGGGTCACCGACTACAACGAGCAGAACGCCGGCTTCTCGCAGGCGTCCGAACAGCTCGCGAACGGCGACATCGACGCCGCGTTCGTCGTCGGCGGGTGGCCGGTAGGCGCCATCGAGGACCTCGCGAACACGAACGACGTGTCGCTCGTCCCCATCTCCGGGGACGACCGCGAGGCCGTGAAGGAGGCGGCCTCCTGGTTCGCCGACGACACCATCCCGGGGGGCACCTACAGCGGCGTCTCCGACCCCGTCGAGACGGTCGCGGTGCAGGCGATGATCGCCACCAGCGCCGACGTCCCCGCCGACACCGTCGAGACGGTCACGGCGGCCATCTTCGACAACGTGGACGAGCTGTCGATCAAGACCGACTTCATCTCCGCCGACTCCGCACAGGACGGGATGTCGATCGAACTCCACGAGGGCGCGGCGGCGTACTTCGACGCGTAA
- a CDS encoding TRAM domain-containing protein, translated as MVAGANAEERNAASRSADRDGTTRDGSGASRSTDSRSVESRSAESRSAESRSGESNDSGASDSGASDTGSTDARSTDARSADAGSNAGGRGEPEPPVDRGDEVTVDIEGIGDQGDGIARVDRGYVIIVPDTEKGERVSIRVTSVKQNVAFAEVVDRIERQQYE; from the coding sequence ATGGTCGCCGGCGCGAACGCCGAGGAGCGGAACGCCGCGTCCCGGTCGGCCGACCGCGACGGCACCACACGCGACGGTTCGGGAGCGTCGCGGTCGACGGACTCTCGGTCGGTGGAGTCACGGTCAGCGGAGTCACGGTCAGCAGAGTCGCGATCGGGAGAGTCGAACGACTCTGGGGCGAGCGACTCGGGGGCGAGCGACACGGGATCGACGGACGCGCGATCGACCGACGCTCGGTCGGCCGACGCGGGATCGAACGCCGGGGGGAGGGGTGAACCGGAGCCGCCCGTCGACCGCGGCGACGAGGTGACCGTCGACATCGAGGGCATCGGCGACCAGGGCGACGGGATCGCGCGAGTCGACCGCGGCTACGTGATCATCGTCCCCGACACCGAGAAGGGCGAGCGCGTTTCCATCCGGGTGACGAGCGTGAAGCAGAACGTCGCCTTCGCCGAGGTGGTCGACCGTATCGAGCGCCAACAGTACGAGTAA
- a CDS encoding NAD(P)/FAD-dependent oxidoreductase, whose amino-acid sequence MTDVAIVGGGPAGLSAALFAQKNGLDATVLDTDGTWMHKAHLFNYPGIGSQDGSAFMENLREQVDSFGVDRRQGVEGTGVESTDDGFVVETDGDDDVEATYLILATGAKRDLAEALGCEFDGDLVDVGVTMETSVEDAYATGAMVRAEEWQAVISAGDGAAAALNVLSKTKGENYHDFNVPADADAVFGAMGDEE is encoded by the coding sequence GTGACCGATGTAGCTATCGTCGGCGGCGGTCCCGCCGGCTTGAGCGCGGCGCTGTTCGCACAGAAGAACGGGCTGGACGCCACCGTCCTCGACACCGACGGCACGTGGATGCACAAGGCACACCTGTTCAACTACCCCGGGATCGGCTCGCAGGACGGCTCGGCGTTCATGGAGAACCTCCGGGAGCAGGTCGACAGCTTCGGCGTCGACCGCCGGCAGGGCGTAGAGGGAACCGGTGTGGAGTCGACCGACGACGGCTTCGTCGTCGAGACGGACGGTGACGACGACGTTGAGGCGACGTACCTGATCCTCGCGACGGGCGCGAAACGCGACCTCGCCGAGGCGCTCGGCTGCGAGTTCGACGGCGACCTCGTCGACGTCGGCGTGACGATGGAGACCAGCGTGGAGGACGCCTACGCGACGGGCGCGATGGTGCGCGCCGAGGAGTGGCAGGCGGTCATCTCCGCCGGCGACGGCGCCGCCGCCGCGCTGAACGTCCTCTCGAAGACGAAAGGCGAGAACTACCACGACTTCAACGTCCCCGCCGACGCCGACGCGGTGTTCGGCGCGATGGGCGACGAGGAGTAA
- a CDS encoding Hsp20/alpha crystallin family protein, whose translation MSSFPFNQEQADPSSAVDPTQVGEWSAEQVPTGYGGQQQPNVRAGPTVGVPSVDIVDTEEEIIAYVDLPGFDDDDVRIRIDGQTLVIDATRESEIEEDDTVVLTERPRSVERVITLPAVVRAGGAEAELNDGVCMISLPKAATDRYEEIRVTSD comes from the coding sequence ATGTCCAGCTTCCCGTTCAACCAGGAGCAGGCCGACCCGTCGTCCGCCGTCGACCCCACGCAGGTCGGCGAGTGGAGCGCCGAACAGGTGCCGACGGGATACGGCGGTCAGCAACAGCCGAACGTCCGCGCCGGACCGACCGTCGGCGTACCGAGCGTCGACATCGTCGACACCGAGGAGGAGATCATCGCCTACGTAGATCTCCCCGGGTTCGACGACGACGACGTCCGCATCCGGATCGACGGACAGACGCTCGTGATCGACGCGACGCGGGAGAGCGAGATCGAAGAGGACGACACGGTCGTCCTGACCGAGCGGCCGCGCTCGGTCGAACGGGTGATCACGCTCCCCGCCGTCGTCAGAGCCGGCGGCGCCGAGGCCGAACTCAACGACGGCGTCTGTATGATCTCCCTGCCGAAGGCGGCGACCGACCGCTACGAGGAGATCCGCGTCACGTCCGACTGA
- a CDS encoding ParA family protein: MSEHETEPRAVAVGVLKGGFAKTTTAINLARELAHRNGSALVVDLDDNGHMTQNLGFAEAYEAETNHVHDVLLDDADPTEAVVNVVDGLDLFPAHQDLEDVQTQLKNAMGGSTRLNARVVEPLLGERYDYIVVDCPANQGKLNENALFATNNLMIPVRPETGYDSGIHNTVNRLVKEARQYFELDILAVVPSGLSQRLDQNRRDRALLEEINSMAIADSVVPEFCRLTDDDWTAIDEGSYDGPLPGIRYRSAIDDANAAGLPLRDYDAGCDQLSCYAELAGIVERGEILRGDGREEVAH, from the coding sequence ATGTCCGAACACGAAACCGAACCCCGTGCCGTCGCGGTCGGCGTGCTCAAAGGCGGGTTCGCGAAGACGACCACGGCGATCAACCTCGCCCGCGAGTTGGCGCACAGGAACGGGTCGGCGCTCGTCGTCGACCTCGACGACAACGGCCACATGACCCAGAACCTCGGCTTCGCCGAGGCGTACGAGGCCGAGACGAACCACGTCCACGACGTGTTGCTCGACGACGCCGACCCCACGGAGGCAGTGGTGAACGTCGTCGACGGGCTGGATCTGTTCCCCGCACACCAGGACCTCGAGGACGTCCAGACGCAGCTGAAGAACGCGATGGGCGGCTCGACGCGGCTCAACGCCCGCGTCGTCGAGCCGCTGCTCGGCGAGCGGTACGACTACATCGTCGTCGACTGCCCGGCGAACCAGGGGAAACTCAACGAGAACGCGCTGTTCGCGACGAACAACCTCATGATCCCCGTCCGGCCGGAGACGGGGTACGACTCCGGCATCCACAACACGGTCAACCGGCTCGTGAAGGAGGCGCGCCAGTACTTCGAGCTGGACATCCTCGCGGTCGTCCCCTCCGGACTCTCCCAACGACTCGACCAGAACCGGCGCGACCGCGCGCTGTTGGAGGAGATCAACTCGATGGCGATCGCCGACAGCGTCGTCCCGGAGTTCTGCCGGCTCACCGACGACGACTGGACCGCGATCGACGAGGGGAGCTACGACGGCCCGCTCCCGGGGATCCGCTACCGGTCGGCCATCGACGACGCCAACGCCGCGGGGCTGCCGTTGCGCGACTACGACGCCGGCTGCGACCAACTGTCCTGCTACGCCGAACTCGCGGGGATCGTCGAGCGCGGGGAGATCCTCCGCGGCGACGGTCGCGAGGAGGTGGCCCACTGA
- a CDS encoding DUF7344 domain-containing protein: MNTVGGTMGESTGDSSGIAPPSVLEMDHAFDALAHPRRRYLLYTLRTDGTRTLWGLAKRIAAWEEDIPEETVDAGRTERVYVSLYHNHVPKLVDDGIVAFSDADETIEPASNAESVLAILDTIGGYEDTRQEDHAREEHGEGFS, translated from the coding sequence GTGAACACCGTCGGTGGTACGATGGGTGAGAGCACCGGAGACTCCAGCGGAATCGCTCCCCCGAGCGTCCTGGAGATGGATCACGCCTTCGATGCCCTCGCTCACCCGCGCCGACGGTACCTCCTGTACACGCTGCGGACGGACGGGACGCGGACGCTGTGGGGGCTGGCGAAACGCATCGCCGCGTGGGAGGAAGACATCCCCGAGGAGACCGTTGACGCGGGGAGGACCGAACGCGTCTACGTCTCACTCTATCACAACCACGTACCGAAACTCGTGGACGACGGTATCGTCGCGTTCTCGGATGCGGATGAGACGATCGAACCGGCGTCGAACGCCGAATCGGTGCTCGCCATCCTCGACACGATCGGTGGCTACGAGGACACGAGACAGGAAGACCACGCGAGAGAAGAACATGGCGAAGGATTCAGCTGA